A stretch of DNA from Thermanaerosceptrum fracticalcis:
AGCCAGAAAGCTCCTCGTGATCATTTACAACTTATTGAAGAAAGATGTTGACTACGACGAGACATCCTTTGAAAAAGCTAAACAAAAACAGGAAAAATTCCGTGTAAAAAGAATTATTGCCGAAGCTAAAAAACTCGGTCTGGAGGTGAGAGAAGTCCAGTAAGCTGTCTAACAGTTATATCCTCCAGAAGGATTAATCCGTCAGATGCATGAACTTGCATCTGCTAGTTCGTTATTGTCTTTTTTGCCTTACAAGCATATTGATTATTTGATAGGGTTATTTTCGTACTAAAACATAAAAGTTTTCCACCCACTAGAACTTTTATAGATTTATTTGTCTAATTAGTACCAAGAAGGTGTGGTATTCAAAACCAAATTAATTTTTGAAAGGTAGGGAAAAAACTTGAAAAAATTATATGCTATCCTATTGCTGGTTGGATTAATGGTATCCTCTTTAGATACACTTGCAGCTCCGAAACAACCACAGGTGATTGATTTTACTCAAAACACTCCCAACATTTATGGAGATGTTGCGCGGACAGCAGATTTCCGTGTTCGCTTACTGCTCCCCCCTTATAACATTAATATGCCTGTTCCTGCATTCAGTCAGAACGATTTGTCTTGGAAGAATGACCTCATGAAAACTGAAAATCAAACAATTGGTAATGCCGGTTGCGCGTTAACCTCTTCAACAATGGTTGCAGCCTACTATGGAAAAAACACTACTCCCAAAATATTTAATATTGATATGGGAAATTACGCATGCCCCTTATATTGGACAGAGGTTGCTGGTCGGGGAGGAAGCGGCTACATTTCCGGTATCAACACCCTCATAAACAATCCTTCACTTAATACATTTTTCAGTTATGCACAGGTAGCCATGGAGCAAAATAAACCTGTAGTATTAGGTTTTGTTCAGACTAACGGTAGAACACATTATGTTGTAGTAAAGGCTGTATACGGCCAGGGAACCAGCTTAATGGATTATGGCTGCATAGATCCCAATACGGGAACTTACCGAAACCTTGTAGATGTCGTTGGCAGTCAACCTCTATACAAACTAGTAATTTACAACAGATAAAATATGGAAGTACTCAGCTAATTAAAATAACACCTTCTTGGTATATAATATAGTGTTAAGTATAGTGTTAGAAAATTCTTTTAGGAGTGTGGATATTGATTAAAAGCAAGATTAAAAAAATGGAAGTAATAGCTTTAATTACATTACTTCTTTTTATCAGTGCCTGTGGAGTTTATAACAAACACAAGAAGCAAGACAACAATCCTTCTGTTGCCCCCGTCACCTTTCATTCAATAGTATTAAAAAATGAAATCGAGGTCAGTATACCTGAAACCTGGAAAGATAAGTGTAAAATTACCGAAGACAATAACCAGGTTATTTTTTCATATCAACTATCATCAGAGCGAGAAATTGAACTATTTAAAATTATGTTTTGGTCGCTTGAGGAGTATAAAAACATAAGAAAATTAGAAGGTGACAGCTTTAATGAGGCTTATATAATTGGACAAAATGAAAAGCATGTTTATTATTTTATTGCCCCAATAGATATTGATTTAACCGAAGAGGAATTAAAAAAATACGCAAACGTGGTCCCTTCTATTTATGGGCACATTAATGACATCTTCAAAAATATAAAGATACTGAAATAGATTGTACCTTTATAAACAAAGTAGCAATGAGCCTTCCTTAGCTACTTCCATGCCGTCAACATCAGCCCCTGGATTAGTGAATATTTTATAGCCCCCTCATAAGAGACAATTTTTTTGTTAATATTTATTTTGGCAG
This window harbors:
- a CDS encoding C39 family peptidase, which translates into the protein MKKLYAILLLVGLMVSSLDTLAAPKQPQVIDFTQNTPNIYGDVARTADFRVRLLLPPYNINMPVPAFSQNDLSWKNDLMKTENQTIGNAGCALTSSTMVAAYYGKNTTPKIFNIDMGNYACPLYWTEVAGRGGSGYISGINTLINNPSLNTFFSYAQVAMEQNKPVVLGFVQTNGRTHYVVVKAVYGQGTSLMDYGCIDPNTGTYRNLVDVVGSQPLYKLVIYNR